Proteins from a genomic interval of Stenotrophomonas maltophilia R551-3:
- a CDS encoding MFS transporter has translation MTAARQRSMWVAGLSTVVEWYDFTLYLYFATVLSRVFFGGGKEAMLVTLAGFAVSYLMRPLGALCFGHLGDRLGRRWMLLASMALMAAAMLATALLPTAATAGTTAGVLLLVLRCVMAFSVGGEYTGVVAYLLESAPVRRRGLVTSLASAASEVGALLAVAISALTVALLPTAQLDSWGWRIPFFVGAALAVVILVARSGMHESPEFERQRREGSIPATPLRHVLRNHPLAVARTFAISALGSITYYVGITYVPAFLHAQGHDEGDALWLSTIAAVAVIAITPLCGALSDRVGRRPMLLGLTLLAALLPLSLFAWMAQATALGIALAAVLLACVAGGVSAVAAPATAEQFPGEGRVSGLALGVTMATAFFGGATPWLAQWWVERSGWAAAPGAMIALVAVLVLPVLWTLPETVPGRAKR, from the coding sequence ATGACTGCCGCGCGGCAGCGCTCGATGTGGGTGGCCGGCCTGTCCACGGTGGTGGAGTGGTACGACTTCACCTTGTATCTGTACTTCGCCACGGTGCTGTCGCGGGTGTTCTTCGGCGGCGGCAAGGAGGCGATGCTGGTGACCCTGGCCGGGTTCGCGGTGTCCTATCTGATGCGTCCACTGGGTGCGCTGTGCTTCGGCCACCTGGGTGACCGGCTGGGCCGGCGCTGGATGCTGCTGGCGTCGATGGCCTTGATGGCAGCGGCGATGCTGGCCACCGCACTGTTGCCGACCGCTGCCACGGCAGGTACCACGGCGGGCGTGCTGCTGCTGGTGCTGCGCTGCGTGATGGCGTTCTCGGTAGGCGGCGAATACACCGGCGTGGTGGCGTACCTGCTGGAAAGTGCGCCGGTGCGGCGACGCGGGCTGGTGACCTCGCTCGCTTCGGCGGCCAGTGAAGTGGGGGCGCTGCTGGCAGTGGCGATCTCCGCGCTTACGGTTGCGCTGCTGCCCACCGCGCAGCTGGACAGCTGGGGCTGGCGCATTCCCTTCTTCGTCGGCGCGGCGTTGGCGGTTGTGATCCTGGTCGCGCGCTCGGGCATGCACGAATCGCCGGAGTTCGAGCGCCAGCGTCGCGAGGGCAGTATTCCGGCTACGCCGCTTCGCCACGTATTGCGTAACCACCCACTGGCGGTGGCACGCACCTTTGCGATCTCGGCGCTGGGCTCGATCACCTACTACGTGGGCATCACCTATGTGCCGGCGTTCCTGCATGCACAGGGTCACGACGAGGGCGATGCATTATGGCTGTCGACGATTGCGGCAGTCGCGGTCATCGCGATCACGCCGTTGTGTGGCGCATTGTCCGACCGCGTCGGGCGACGCCCGATGCTGCTGGGTCTGACCCTGCTGGCGGCGCTGCTGCCACTGTCCCTGTTCGCGTGGATGGCACAGGCGACGGCGCTGGGCATCGCGCTGGCGGCGGTGCTGCTGGCCTGTGTAGCCGGTGGTGTGAGCGCGGTGGCGGCCCCGGCTACGGCCGAGCAGTTCCCGGGCGAGGGCCGGGTCAGCGGGCTGGCACTGGGGGTGACCATGGCCACCGCATTCTTCGGCGGAGCAACACCCTGGCTGGCGCAATGGTGGGTGGAGCGCAGCGGCTGGGCGGCCGCGCCGGGCGCGATGATCGCGCTGGTGGCGGTGCTGGTGTTGCCAGTGCTGTGGACCCTGCCCGAGACGGTCCCGGGCAGGGCCAAGCGCTAG
- a CDS encoding DUF2867 domain-containing protein — protein sequence MPGPTRDRRSFPAVQLPAREGASPTEVTLIAQLGIGAGDALIIDANQRQRHHPAFIDALDEPSARLGGMHLQQGDPSSLYSFSVGAGGHPFHRHAGPRMFTAVAGSAGAELRFASVSDAELASDPGVFARTLRRVRIPPDCLFTVRFGGGTWHQFASNHRNHPALFALSCHSNELAGAMSEHTRAQVQRNAADIPSLTDVLPEACWPTAAALAATPLMQLSLQAAPPSLRAQLCARTRAWFGPLRRITLQPLRGFVERATPAYPIQSQAPHSDGLLATALPLSHYQDLTTLLLDRTQVRQRSASALLAEVLEGFLRNPPSGVDRLMALRNRLVAPLRLRTSPLGCPVSSLLSNDRSRLFAGHYPVLDSRVDADDHCAEVLLGADDRHLRFRSSVRVQLRADGGVEISLGSRVQTRNAFGRIYMALIDSTHRHYVAPALLRRAAEHALAPELDGIGDWAGHPAPR from the coding sequence ATGCCTGGACCGACCCGCGACCGCCGTTCGTTTCCAGCCGTCCAGCTTCCCGCCCGGGAAGGAGCCAGCCCGACCGAAGTCACGCTGATCGCGCAATTGGGCATCGGTGCCGGTGATGCACTGATCATCGACGCCAACCAGCGCCAGCGCCACCATCCGGCCTTCATCGATGCGCTGGATGAGCCCTCGGCACGGCTGGGCGGCATGCATCTGCAGCAGGGTGATCCGTCCTCGCTGTACAGTTTCTCTGTTGGTGCCGGTGGCCATCCGTTCCATCGCCATGCCGGTCCACGCATGTTCACGGCCGTCGCCGGCAGCGCCGGCGCCGAGCTGCGCTTCGCCAGCGTTTCCGACGCGGAGCTGGCGAGCGATCCCGGCGTCTTCGCGCGCACGCTGCGGCGCGTCCGCATCCCGCCGGACTGCCTGTTCACCGTGCGCTTCGGTGGCGGCACCTGGCACCAGTTCGCATCGAACCACCGCAACCATCCGGCGCTGTTCGCGCTGTCGTGCCACAGCAATGAACTGGCCGGTGCGATGAGCGAGCACACCCGTGCGCAGGTACAGCGCAATGCCGCCGACATTCCCAGCCTCACTGACGTACTGCCGGAAGCCTGCTGGCCGACGGCAGCCGCTCTGGCGGCCACGCCGCTGATGCAGCTGTCACTGCAGGCTGCGCCCCCCAGCCTGCGTGCCCAGCTATGCGCGCGCACCCGCGCATGGTTCGGCCCGCTGCGGCGGATCACATTGCAACCGCTGCGTGGGTTCGTCGAACGCGCTACGCCGGCCTACCCCATCCAGTCACAGGCACCACACAGCGACGGCCTGCTCGCCACTGCGCTACCGCTCAGCCACTACCAGGACCTGACTACGCTGCTGCTGGACAGGACGCAGGTGCGGCAGCGTTCCGCGTCGGCACTGCTGGCCGAGGTACTGGAAGGCTTCCTGCGCAATCCCCCAAGCGGCGTGGACCGGTTGATGGCGCTGCGCAACCGCCTGGTTGCGCCGCTGAGGCTGCGCACCTCACCGCTGGGCTGCCCGGTATCGTCGCTGCTGTCCAATGACCGCAGCCGGTTGTTTGCTGGCCATTATCCAGTGCTGGATTCGCGGGTCGATGCAGATGACCACTGCGCGGAAGTCCTGCTCGGTGCCGACGACCGCCATCTGCGTTTCCGCAGCAGCGTGCGGGTGCAGCTGCGTGCGGATGGTGGCGTCGAGATCAGTCTCGGTTCGCGCGTGCAGACCCGCAATGCGTTCGGTCGCATCTACATGGCGCTGATAGACAGCACGCATCGCCACTACGTCGCACCGGCACTGCTGCGGCGTGCGGCCGAACACGCACTTGCACCGGAACTGGACGGCATCGGTGACTGGGCGGGACACCCCGCGCCCAGGTAA
- a CDS encoding TerC family protein: protein MEWLADPSIWMGLATLVVLEIVLGIDNLVFIAILADKLPPHQRDRARVIGLALALLMRLVLLAALAWIMKLTEPLLTLFDHSFSGRDLILLGGGLFLLFKGTMELHERLEGREHHEDGKKVYASFAMVVAQIVVLDAVFSLDSVITAVGMVDNLGVMYAAVTIAMVLMLVASKPLTRFVNKHPTVVVLCLGFLLMIGFSLVAEGLGYKIPKGYLYAAIAFSILVEAFNQWVRFNRERNERRQPFRQRTADAVLRMLGARPANGHHDEEASEQVDAEERLQPAEHEMIRSVLGLADRPVSSVMTVRADVQWIDMARGPEDVVARLVASPHTRLLVGDGDLDSLRGVVQSRDLLADLLQGRPLQLEANLREPQYVLSSASALQALELIRQHPVPLAVAVDEYGSVEGLVTANDLLAAIAGDLVDTQDERYGVVAQGEDCWEADGALTLDDLQRLAGVSLPRSADYMTISGLVLEQLGRLPDVGDAVEVTSVRVTVLAMEKRRITRLRVERIDGLA, encoded by the coding sequence ATGGAATGGTTGGCTGACCCCTCGATATGGATGGGCCTTGCAACCCTGGTCGTGCTGGAGATCGTTCTCGGCATCGACAACCTGGTGTTCATCGCGATCCTTGCCGACAAACTACCGCCGCACCAGCGTGACCGCGCGCGGGTGATCGGCCTGGCGCTGGCGCTGCTGATGCGGCTGGTGCTGCTGGCCGCGCTGGCATGGATCATGAAGTTGACCGAGCCGCTGCTCACGCTGTTCGACCACAGCTTCTCCGGGCGTGACCTGATCCTGCTGGGCGGTGGCTTGTTCCTGTTGTTCAAGGGCACGATGGAACTGCACGAGCGCCTGGAGGGCCGCGAACACCACGAAGATGGCAAGAAGGTCTACGCCAGCTTCGCGATGGTGGTGGCTCAGATTGTGGTGCTCGACGCGGTGTTCTCGCTGGACTCGGTGATCACCGCAGTGGGCATGGTCGACAACCTGGGCGTGATGTATGCCGCGGTGACCATCGCGATGGTGCTGATGCTGGTGGCCAGCAAGCCGCTGACCCGCTTCGTCAACAAGCATCCCACGGTGGTGGTGCTGTGCCTGGGCTTCCTGCTGATGATCGGTTTCAGCCTGGTGGCCGAAGGCCTGGGCTACAAGATTCCGAAGGGCTATCTGTACGCGGCCATCGCCTTCTCGATCCTGGTCGAAGCCTTCAACCAGTGGGTGCGTTTCAACCGTGAGCGCAACGAGCGCCGCCAGCCGTTCCGTCAGCGCACCGCCGACGCCGTGCTGCGCATGCTCGGCGCGCGCCCGGCCAATGGTCATCACGACGAAGAAGCCAGCGAGCAGGTGGACGCCGAAGAGCGCCTGCAGCCGGCCGAGCACGAGATGATCCGCAGCGTGCTGGGCCTGGCCGATCGCCCGGTGTCGAGCGTGATGACCGTGCGTGCCGACGTGCAGTGGATCGACATGGCGCGTGGGCCGGAGGATGTGGTGGCACGCCTGGTGGCGTCGCCGCACACTCGCTTGCTGGTGGGCGATGGCGATCTGGACAGCCTGCGCGGCGTGGTACAGAGCCGCGACCTGCTGGCCGACCTGCTGCAGGGCAGGCCGCTGCAGCTGGAAGCCAACCTGCGCGAGCCGCAGTACGTGCTGTCGAGTGCCAGCGCATTGCAGGCGCTGGAACTGATCCGCCAGCACCCGGTACCGCTGGCGGTGGCGGTGGACGAGTACGGCAGCGTGGAAGGCCTGGTGACCGCCAACGACCTGCTGGCGGCCATTGCCGGTGACCTGGTCGACACCCAGGACGAGCGCTATGGCGTGGTCGCGCAGGGCGAAGATTGCTGGGAGGCCGATGGTGCGCTGACCCTGGACGATCTGCAGCGCCTGGCCGGTGTGTCGCTGCCGCGCAGTGCCGACTACATGACCATCTCCGGGCTGGTGCTGGAACAGCTGGGCCGCCTGCCGGACGTCGGCGATGCGGTGGAGGTGACCAGTGTACGTGTCACCGTGCTGGCGATGGAGAAGCGCCGCATCACGCGCCTGCGGGTGGAACGCATCGACGGACTGGCTTGA
- a CDS encoding SLC13 family permease has translation MSPQIATIIGLVIMFIVATAMPINMGAVAFALAFIIGGLWVDMGGKEVLAGFPGDLFLTLVGITYLFAIAQKNGTIDLLVHWAVKAVRGHIVAIPWVMFVITAVLTAFGALGPAAVAIIGPVALRFAKQYNINPLMMGLLVIHGAQAGGFSPISVYGSITNGVVQKAGLEVTEMAVFLTSLGFNFMMATICFFAFGGIALLRRGSITAAGMVGNAELAMAGGPQASSRQFAIEGHGALVAAGGGTLSNDPVALDAVSLTRERLFTLVGLLGLGVAALIYNLNVGLVSITVAVVLALLSPQSQKGAVDGISWSTVLLICGVVTYIGVLEHAGAVDFIGNGVSDIGIPLLGALLVCYVGGIVSAFASSAAVLGATIPLAVPFLMQGHLSAAGVICALAVSSTIVDVSPFSTNGALVVASAAKEERETLFRRFLVYSGLVVALGPLLAWLVFVVPGWM, from the coding sequence ATGAGTCCACAAATCGCAACGATCATCGGTCTGGTGATCATGTTCATCGTTGCCACCGCGATGCCGATCAACATGGGCGCCGTCGCCTTCGCGCTGGCCTTCATCATCGGCGGGCTGTGGGTCGACATGGGGGGCAAAGAGGTGCTGGCCGGCTTCCCCGGCGATCTGTTCCTGACCCTGGTCGGCATCACCTATCTGTTCGCCATCGCGCAGAAGAACGGCACCATCGACCTGCTGGTGCACTGGGCAGTGAAAGCGGTGCGCGGCCATATCGTGGCCATTCCGTGGGTGATGTTCGTGATCACCGCAGTGCTGACCGCCTTCGGTGCGCTGGGCCCGGCAGCGGTGGCCATCATCGGTCCGGTCGCGCTGCGCTTTGCCAAGCAGTACAACATCAACCCGTTGATGATGGGCCTGCTGGTCATCCATGGCGCACAGGCGGGCGGCTTCTCGCCGATCAGCGTGTACGGCAGCATCACCAACGGCGTGGTGCAGAAGGCCGGGCTGGAAGTGACCGAGATGGCGGTGTTCCTGACCAGCCTGGGCTTCAACTTCATGATGGCGACGATCTGCTTCTTCGCCTTCGGTGGCATCGCCCTGCTGCGTCGTGGCTCGATCACCGCGGCGGGAATGGTCGGCAACGCGGAACTGGCGATGGCCGGTGGCCCGCAGGCATCGTCGCGCCAGTTCGCGATCGAAGGCCACGGCGCGCTGGTGGCCGCCGGTGGTGGCACCCTGTCCAATGATCCGGTGGCACTGGATGCGGTGAGCCTGACCCGCGAGCGGTTGTTCACCCTGGTCGGCCTGCTTGGCCTGGGCGTGGCCGCGCTGATCTACAACCTCAACGTAGGTCTGGTGTCGATCACTGTGGCGGTGGTGCTGGCACTGCTTTCGCCGCAGAGCCAGAAAGGCGCGGTCGATGGCATCAGCTGGTCCACCGTGCTGCTGATCTGCGGCGTGGTGACCTACATCGGTGTGCTGGAACATGCCGGTGCGGTGGACTTCATCGGCAACGGTGTCTCCGACATCGGCATCCCGCTGCTCGGTGCGCTGCTGGTCTGCTACGTCGGCGGCATCGTCTCCGCATTCGCCTCATCGGCGGCGGTACTCGGCGCGACGATTCCATTGGCGGTGCCGTTCCTGATGCAGGGCCACCTCAGCGCGGCCGGCGTGATCTGTGCGCTGGCGGTGTCATCCACCATCGTCGATGTCAGCCCGTTCTCGACCAATGGCGCATTGGTGGTGGCCTCGGCCGCCAAGGAAGAGCGCGAGACGCTGTTCCGCCGCTTCCTGGTCTACAGCGGACTGGTGGTGGCGCTGGGGCCGCTGCTGGCCTGGCTGGTATTCGTGGTGCCGGGCTGGATGTAA
- a CDS encoding helix-turn-helix domain-containing protein, translating to MAIVITLDRMLQQRGMTLSELAGRIDITLANLSILKTGKARAIRFSTLDAICRELQCTPGDLLGHDPAQAQEAD from the coding sequence ATGGCGATTGTCATCACCCTGGACCGCATGCTGCAGCAGCGGGGAATGACCCTGTCCGAGCTGGCCGGGCGCATCGACATCACCCTGGCCAACCTGTCGATCCTGAAGACCGGCAAGGCGCGCGCCATCCGCTTTTCCACGCTGGATGCGATCTGCCGCGAGCTGCAGTGCACGCCTGGCGATCTGCTCGGGCATGACCCGGCGCAGGCGCAGGAGGCTGACTGA
- a CDS encoding nucleoside hydrolase: protein MLKVIFDTDPGVDDALALLYLHKHPQIDLIGVTTTFGNASVESTTHNALYLKQAWGFAAPVARGAGGPLQPEATPEAWPVHIHGHNGLGNHPVPASLDVAVDARPAAQLIIDLVRAHPGEVTLVAVGRMTNLALALQQAPDIAGLVRGVVLMGGAFHVNGNITPAAEANIWGDAEAADIVFTAQWPVTAIGLDVTTRVEMNRDGLDKLAAIGGADAELVRALSQDYVDFYLQAGHKGMVVHDCCACIALTRPELFQFERASVRVATDGVARGMTIPKPEGMGFGPSVWDGHVLQSIAIGVDAAAVLADIEQTLKV from the coding sequence ATGCTGAAAGTCATTTTCGATACCGACCCGGGCGTCGACGACGCCCTGGCCCTGCTGTACCTGCACAAGCACCCGCAGATCGACCTGATCGGCGTCACCACCACCTTCGGCAACGCCTCGGTGGAGTCGACCACGCACAATGCGCTGTACCTGAAGCAGGCCTGGGGCTTTGCCGCCCCGGTCGCGCGCGGTGCCGGTGGCCCGCTGCAGCCCGAAGCTACCCCGGAAGCCTGGCCGGTGCACATCCACGGCCACAACGGCCTGGGCAACCACCCGGTGCCGGCCAGCCTGGACGTGGCCGTCGATGCGCGCCCGGCGGCCCAGCTGATCATCGATCTGGTCCGCGCCCATCCGGGCGAAGTGACCCTGGTCGCGGTCGGCCGCATGACCAACCTGGCCCTTGCCCTGCAGCAGGCTCCGGACATCGCCGGCCTGGTGCGCGGCGTGGTGCTGATGGGCGGCGCCTTCCACGTCAACGGCAACATCACCCCGGCCGCCGAGGCCAACATCTGGGGCGACGCCGAAGCAGCCGACATTGTGTTCACCGCGCAGTGGCCGGTCACGGCGATCGGGCTGGATGTCACCACCCGCGTGGAAATGAACCGCGACGGCCTGGACAAGCTGGCCGCCATCGGCGGTGCCGACGCCGAGCTGGTCCGTGCGCTGTCGCAGGACTACGTCGACTTCTACCTGCAGGCCGGCCACAAGGGCATGGTCGTGCATGACTGCTGCGCCTGCATCGCGCTGACCCGCCCGGAGCTGTTCCAGTTCGAACGTGCCAGCGTGCGCGTGGCCACCGATGGCGTTGCCCGCGGCATGACCATTCCCAAGCCGGAAGGCATGGGCTTTGGTCCCAGCGTGTGGGACGGCCATGTACTGCAGTCGATTGCCATCGGCGTGGATGCGGCCGCCGTACTGGCCGACATCGAGCAGACCCTGAAGGTCTGA
- a CDS encoding GntR family transcriptional regulator has protein sequence MAIAPAPRSPKKRAPLYEEVAEHVRERIYDYRLPPGEWIDEPALCEELGISRTPLREALKLLAAEGLVQIDAGRGSRVTRLTLEDLNQLFPVMAMLEGRCAHEAVKHIDDAGVQQLEDLHAAMEAAAAEGNIAEYYRNNYLIHETVQHYAGNPWLIRITHDLHRILKMHRGRQLLTPGRTAQSLAEHRELMECFRRRDAQAAERTMERHLLSQGQALAAYVAAGGLLNVPAPLPTEGGG, from the coding sequence ATGGCTATTGCCCCTGCCCCACGTTCACCGAAGAAGCGCGCGCCTCTGTATGAAGAGGTGGCCGAACACGTGCGCGAGCGCATCTACGATTACCGGCTGCCGCCGGGCGAGTGGATCGACGAGCCCGCGCTGTGCGAAGAACTGGGCATCAGCCGCACACCCCTGCGCGAGGCGCTGAAGCTGCTGGCCGCCGAAGGCCTGGTGCAGATCGATGCCGGTCGTGGCAGCCGGGTCACCCGTTTGACGCTGGAAGACCTCAACCAGCTGTTCCCGGTGATGGCGATGCTGGAAGGCCGCTGCGCGCATGAGGCGGTGAAGCACATCGACGACGCCGGCGTGCAGCAGCTCGAAGACCTGCATGCGGCAATGGAAGCGGCGGCGGCCGAAGGCAACATCGCCGAGTACTACCGCAACAACTACCTGATCCACGAAACCGTGCAGCACTACGCGGGCAACCCCTGGCTGATCCGCATCACCCACGATCTGCACCGCATCCTGAAGATGCATCGCGGCCGCCAGCTGCTGACCCCCGGGCGCACCGCGCAGTCGCTGGCCGAACACCGCGAGTTGATGGAATGCTTCCGCCGCCGCGATGCGCAGGCCGCCGAACGCACCATGGAGCGCCATCTGCTGAGCCAGGGCCAGGCGTTGGCTGCCTATGTGGCGGCGGGCGGGCTGTTGAACGTGCCGGCGCCGTTGCCGACCGAAGGCGGCGGCTGA
- a CDS encoding DUF2975 domain-containing protein, translating to MCWLGILAALLAVPLVAHDRRWLLDSVHDANAAAAHGNDLFLHFCLGLGAIVALLVLCLVFLRHLLRLLASAARERPFTHANAQRLQRMAWLMLAMELLSILIGAYAAWMGPDFTWMEVGGGMSITGLVAVLMLFVLARVFAVGAAMRDDLDGVI from the coding sequence ATGTGCTGGCTGGGCATCCTGGCCGCACTGCTGGCCGTGCCGCTGGTCGCCCACGACCGTCGCTGGCTGCTCGACAGCGTCCACGACGCCAATGCCGCCGCCGCGCATGGCAACGACCTGTTCCTGCATTTCTGCCTGGGCCTGGGCGCGATCGTCGCGCTGCTGGTGCTGTGCCTGGTGTTCCTGCGCCACCTGCTGCGGCTGCTGGCATCGGCGGCACGCGAGCGGCCGTTCACCCATGCCAATGCGCAGCGCCTGCAGCGCATGGCGTGGTTGATGCTGGCGATGGAACTGCTGTCGATCCTGATCGGCGCCTACGCCGCATGGATGGGCCCGGACTTCACCTGGATGGAAGTCGGTGGCGGCATGTCGATCACCGGCCTGGTCGCGGTGCTGATGCTGTTCGTGCTGGCACGCGTGTTTGCCGTGGGTGCGGCGATGCGCGATGACCTCGACGGTGTCATCTGA
- a CDS encoding metallophosphoesterase, with protein sequence MRMPIWMKVVLSLLLVGVAVQLRIVATFWGTMASPEIPKLAIATLATGSTAVLLLALVLLVLDAGLLLSRILRRPRAVSALRAPKLRPVAGVLALLVSGYGVSQGMAVPKPRQIEVSIAGLPASFDGYRVLQLTDIHASRLLTGDWVRKVVDQSNALTPDLTVITGDLIDGSVEARRDDARPLADLHAPDGVIAITGNHEYYAQYQEWMQAFRALHMQVLENSHLQVRRGDAALTIAGVTDPVAARYGLPLPDLEAALAGADPGAPVILLDHRPRNAREAAARGVKLQLSGHTHGGQIIGMDQLVKRANGGYVSGRYEVDGMTLYVSNGAGLWAGFPARIGVPSEITLITLRRAP encoded by the coding sequence CTGCGCATGCCCATCTGGATGAAGGTCGTGCTGTCGCTGCTGCTGGTGGGCGTGGCCGTGCAGCTGCGCATCGTCGCTACCTTCTGGGGCACGATGGCCTCGCCGGAAATTCCGAAGCTGGCCATCGCCACGTTGGCCACGGGTTCGACTGCCGTACTGCTGCTGGCGCTGGTCCTGCTGGTGCTGGACGCTGGCCTGCTGTTGTCGCGGATCCTGCGCAGGCCACGTGCTGTATCGGCCCTGCGCGCGCCGAAGCTGCGGCCGGTGGCGGGTGTGCTGGCGCTGCTGGTCAGTGGCTATGGCGTCAGCCAGGGCATGGCCGTCCCCAAGCCCCGGCAGATCGAGGTGAGCATCGCCGGACTGCCGGCTTCGTTCGACGGCTATCGCGTGCTGCAGCTGACCGACATCCATGCCAGCCGCCTGTTGACCGGTGACTGGGTACGCAAGGTCGTGGACCAGAGCAACGCACTGACGCCGGACCTGACCGTGATCACCGGCGACCTGATCGACGGCAGCGTCGAGGCCCGCCGCGATGACGCGCGGCCGTTGGCCGACCTGCATGCACCGGATGGCGTCATCGCCATCACCGGCAATCACGAGTACTACGCGCAATACCAGGAGTGGATGCAGGCGTTCCGCGCGCTGCACATGCAGGTGCTGGAGAACAGCCACCTGCAGGTACGACGCGGTGATGCAGCGCTGACCATCGCCGGCGTCACCGACCCGGTGGCGGCCCGCTATGGCCTGCCTCTGCCGGATCTGGAGGCCGCGCTTGCCGGTGCTGATCCGGGCGCGCCGGTGATCCTGCTCGACCATCGCCCGCGCAATGCGCGCGAGGCTGCCGCACGCGGGGTGAAGCTGCAGCTGTCCGGGCATACACATGGCGGCCAGATCATCGGCATGGACCAGCTTGTGAAGCGTGCCAATGGCGGTTATGTGTCCGGGCGTTACGAGGTGGACGGCATGACCCTGTACGTGAGCAACGGTGCCGGCCTCTGGGCCGGATTTCCGGCACGCATCGGTGTGCCGTCTGAGATCACCTTGATCACCCTGCGCCGCGCCCCGTGA
- a CDS encoding NMCC_0638 family (lipo)protein, which yields MRAAFWLVLALLPTLAVAQPARAAKDNASAQDPFSELFDTACMQHIGAPARLQSLMESNGLSPLQPAEAATLLQGQPGVAWMVPLASGRYAVSWADDGTCTVYAEKADVAVVQKGFARLMLAAPKPLQARSLPGRGPLSADQVAIQYGWAAPGQSRLQVRFRLVTRQAPEAGVQAMASATPGEAMLEQAAPGR from the coding sequence ATGCGCGCTGCGTTCTGGCTGGTCCTGGCCCTGCTGCCCACCCTGGCTGTGGCACAGCCCGCGCGAGCGGCCAAGGACAATGCCTCCGCGCAGGACCCCTTCAGCGAACTGTTCGATACCGCCTGCATGCAGCACATCGGTGCCCCGGCGCGGCTGCAGTCGTTGATGGAATCCAATGGACTGTCGCCGTTGCAGCCTGCCGAAGCGGCCACGCTGCTGCAGGGCCAGCCAGGCGTGGCCTGGATGGTGCCGCTGGCCAGTGGCCGCTATGCGGTGAGCTGGGCCGACGATGGCACCTGCACGGTGTATGCGGAGAAGGCCGATGTGGCGGTGGTGCAGAAGGGCTTCGCACGGTTGATGCTGGCCGCACCGAAGCCGTTGCAGGCACGTTCGCTGCCGGGGCGCGGGCCGCTTTCGGCCGATCAGGTCGCCATCCAGTACGGCTGGGCCGCGCCCGGCCAGAGCAGGCTGCAGGTCCGTTTCCGCCTGGTCACGCGGCAGGCACCGGAGGCCGGCGTGCAGGCGATGGCGTCGGCGACCCCGGGCGAGGCGATGCTGGAACAGGCTGCGCCCGGACGCTAG
- a CDS encoding metalloregulator ArsR/SmtB family transcription factor, translating into MDRIFEALASTARRQILAYLSAGELSAGELAERFDFSKPALSSHLRILEEAGLIEREKRGQFVYFRQVPDRLANTLFSWAAEVCPVGGPLKREARARRKSPAR; encoded by the coding sequence ATGGACCGCATCTTCGAAGCCCTTGCCTCCACCGCGCGCCGGCAGATCCTGGCCTACCTCAGCGCCGGTGAGCTCAGCGCGGGTGAACTGGCCGAGCGCTTCGATTTCAGCAAGCCCGCGCTGTCCAGCCATCTGCGCATCCTTGAGGAAGCCGGGCTGATCGAACGCGAGAAGCGTGGCCAGTTCGTGTACTTCCGGCAGGTGCCGGACCGCCTGGCCAATACGCTGTTCTCCTGGGCCGCTGAAGTCTGTCCGGTCGGTGGCCCGCTCAAGCGCGAAGCCCGCGCCCGCCGCAAGTCCCCTGCCCGCTGA